TGCGGCTGCTGCTCTCCAAGCTGATGCTGACGCAGGACAACGTGCTGGTGTTCGACGAGCCCACCAACCACCTGGACCTGGAGTCCATCAGCGCGCTGGCCGACGGGCTCAAGAAGTTCGAGGGCACGGTCATCGTCGTCACGCACGACCAGGAGCTCATCTCCGAGGTGGCCACGCGCATCTGGTCGCTGAAGGGCAGCGGCCAGGAGGTGCTCGACTACAACGGGCCCTACGCCGAGTTCATGGAGAAGCACGCGGTGGACACGGACACGCGCCGCCGCTGAACCCGGGGCCTCCTGGCACACCCGCCAGGAGGCCTCCTGCGTTTGAGAGGGAGACTCCGCTCAGGCGGGGTTTCCGCCCGGCTCCGCCGCCACGGGGGGCTGGCGCTTCAGGCGCGCCATGAACTTCAGGAGCAAGAAGCCTCCCAGGTAGAGGTACAGCGGGAAGAGCTCGAGCGAGGACGGCGAGACGCCGGGCTTGAGGAGAATCATCCCGATGAGCGCGGCCGAGCCCCCGAGTCCGTTATGGGTCGAGGCGATATAGGGGATGATCCACATCGTCTGCTTCTGCCGCCAGGCGCCCTTCTGGAGCCGGTAGGCATAGCGCAGCCCCATGTACGCCGTGGCCAGCAGGGCCAGCAGCACCGTGAGCGGCACGCCCGCGAAGTACAGCGGAATCAGCGACAGGTACGCCAGCACCATGCCCACGCCGTGAACCTTCACGGCGTTCTCGATGCCGATGCGCACCACCAGGGTCTTCTTCCAGGTCGTCGCATCGCTCTCCCAGTCGGCCATGTTCATGACCATCATCCGGATGTATTCGATGATGCCCAGCGGGACGAGCACCAGGAGCAAGGGATGGGGTTGCAGGCCACCGCTCTGGAGGCAGTAGCCCAGCACGGGCACCAGGATGTTGAGCACCAGCGTCACGGTGGCCTCCCCCAGGCCCAGCGCCTCCAGCTTGAAGGGCGGCGCGCTGTACTCCCACGAGAAGAAGATGGCCAGCAGGCACAGCACCCGGGCGCTCATCGTGGGCATGAGCAGCGCGAGCACGAGGGAGACCACCGCCAGCGCGTACGCGAGCCGCAGGGAAAGCTCGGGCGCCACCAGCCCCTTCACCAGCACCCGGCTGCCGCCCGTCCAAGGCGAGGGCGACACGTTGGCCCGGTCCGGCTCCAGGTCGTAGTACTCGTTGCAATAATGCGTCATCAGGTGCGTCACCCACGTGAAGAGCACACCGTGGACGAAGTGTCCGGCGTGCAGGGAGCCGCCCTCGAGCGTGGGGATGATGGCCCCCACGGTGTAAAGAATGGGGCTGTACAGGAGAAACTTCACGCGGCCCAACGCCAGGAGACGCTGGGTCAACGAATTCTCGTTCATACGCTGTCAGGGGACGCCATCACGGTGAGAGAAACTGATGCGCCCATTTCCTTTCGTGCCCACGTGGTAGTCCGTTAATCCACAGATTTCAAATAATACTTTATTATTTTGAACTCCCTGTTTTTTCCCCAGGCGACCTTCCATTCACGCGGATAGGCCCATGAAAGGCCCTCGTTACCAAACGCTCTTCACCGAAGCCCGGCAGTGGGTGCGAGATGTGGGCCGGGGAGCACCGGTGCTGGCAGGTCTGGGCGCGGGGCGCTTTGGGATGCTGCTCCTCGAGGCAATGCGCCCGCACTACTTCGCCTTTGGCGGGGCGGCGGCCCTGGCGGGGGCGGCGGCCGTGCCCGGGCCCGTGGAGGTGGGCCGCGTGGCGCTCGCGGCCTTTGTGGCGGGCACGGGCTGGGGGGTGGGCCAGCTTTTCAATGACTTGCTCGACCGGGATACGGACGCCATCAATGCGCCTGGGCGCCCCCTGGCGGATGGGCGGCTGCCCGTGGGGCCCGTGCTGGCGGCGGCCCTGTTCCTGGGACTGCTCTTGCTCGCGGCGCTGCAAGCCCTCCATCCGGCCGCCTGGATTTTGGGGGCCACGGCGGTGGTGCTGCTCGTGGGCTACAACCAAGCCAAGGGCGTCCCGGTCCTCGGCAACCTCGTCTTCGGCTCCATCAACGCGGTCGCGGGAGGCATCGGGGTTCTGGCCCGGCTGCCGGGCCCGGAGGCCTCCCTGTCCCAGGCCTTCGAGTCCCTGGGGGAGGCACTGCCCCTACTGGGGCTGCTCCTGGGCATCAATGCCTGGTTCCTCCTGGCCAACTACGAGAAGGACCGCCTGGGAGACCGGGCCGCGGGCTACTGGACGCTTCCGTTGCTCCTGGGCGTGCGCGCCAGCGCCTTCCTGCGGGCCATCGCCCTGCCCGCCCTGGCCCTGGGCGTGGTCCGGCTGGGCGCTGCCCCTGCGCTGTCCGGCCAGATGGCGCTCACCGTGGCCGCGGTCCTGGGCGGGCTCTCGGTGCTCCCTTCGCTCTGGAGGGGGACGGATGAGGCCGCGCTGCGTGGCTACCGCCTGGCGGTCCCCGCCTCGTCGCTGGCCCTGCTGGGATTGGCGGCGCCCCTGCTGGGCGGCGTGGGGTTGGCGATCGCCGCGCTGGCGAGCACTACGCTGATGGAGGCCACCTTCCGGCGGACCCCCCATCCGTGATCAGGGAATGAACGCCAGGCTGAGGGTGCCGAAGAGATCCGGCCCTTGCTGATCGTCGAACTCCTCGCTGCGCACCACCAGGGCGTACGTGAGCCGGGCGTTGCGGTAGGTGAGGCTCACACCCGCCTCGGCATCCGCCACGAACAGCCGCCGGGGCACCCGGGCGCTCGCGGCGA
This genomic interval from Stigmatella aurantiaca contains the following:
- a CDS encoding UbiA family prenyltransferase: MKGPRYQTLFTEARQWVRDVGRGAPVLAGLGAGRFGMLLLEAMRPHYFAFGGAAALAGAAAVPGPVEVGRVALAAFVAGTGWGVGQLFNDLLDRDTDAINAPGRPLADGRLPVGPVLAAALFLGLLLLAALQALHPAAWILGATAVVLLVGYNQAKGVPVLGNLVFGSINAVAGGIGVLARLPGPEASLSQAFESLGEALPLLGLLLGINAWFLLANYEKDRLGDRAAGYWTLPLLLGVRASAFLRAIALPALALGVVRLGAAPALSGQMALTVAAVLGGLSVLPSLWRGTDEAALRGYRLAVPASSLALLGLAAPLLGGVGLAIAALASTTLMEATFRRTPHP
- a CDS encoding prenyltransferase, giving the protein MTQRLLALGRVKFLLYSPILYTVGAIIPTLEGGSLHAGHFVHGVLFTWVTHLMTHYCNEYYDLEPDRANVSPSPWTGGSRVLVKGLVAPELSLRLAYALAVVSLVLALLMPTMSARVLCLLAIFFSWEYSAPPFKLEALGLGEATVTLVLNILVPVLGYCLQSGGLQPHPLLLVLVPLGIIEYIRMMVMNMADWESDATTWKKTLVVRIGIENAVKVHGVGMVLAYLSLIPLYFAGVPLTVLLALLATAYMGLRYAYRLQKGAWRQKQTMWIIPYIASTHNGLGGSAALIGMILLKPGVSPSSLELFPLYLYLGGFLLLKFMARLKRQPPVAAEPGGNPA